The DNA sequence TTCATCGAACTGACGGTTCGCGATGCGGGCGGCAATGTGATGTTCCAGAGCGGAGGATGGGATCCGCAATACGAGGTGATCGGCCACGACGACGATTGGGAGCCGCACCACGATGTGATACGCGCACCGCAACAGGCGCAGATCTATGAGATGGTGATGGGCGACGTGAACGGCGACAAGACCACCGTGCTGGAGCGCGCGAAGTTCCCTTTGAAGGACAATCGCCTGCCACCGCTCGGTTTCACCACCACCCACCCGAGCTACGACACCACGCTCATCGCCGGGGTGCCGGCCGGGGATGTCGACTTCAACCGCTTCGAGAATGGGGTGGAGGGAAGCGGTACGGACATCACCCACTACCACGTGCCCATGAACGGCCATTCGGGCCTGATCGAGATCGAGGCGCGTGTCTGGTACCAGGCCGCGCCGCCGCGCTGGATGGAGGAGATGTTCGCGTACAGCACCCCGGAGATCGACACCTTCCGCGCCATGTACGAAGCGGCCGACGGCACCCCGGTGCTGATCAAGGAAACCGCCATCACCGATCTGAGCGTGGGCATCGACGATCTGCGGGAACTCGGCGTGCGCATCTTCCCCAACCCCGTGCGCGATGGTCTGCTGCGCATCGAAGGCATCGGGGCGCGTGTACAGGCGATCGAAGTGTATGACCTGCGCGGCGCCTCCGTGGCCAAGCTGGTACCCGCTGGCGAGAAGTCCTGGACCGTGCGCCTGCCGCGCGTGGCCGCCACCTATGTGGTGGTGGTGCGCACCGCCGGCCGCGACTTCGTGGAACGGGTGGTCGCTTTCTGATGGCCGCGGCCTCCAGCCACGAGGACTACCTTTGGGTGATGCGCAAGATCCTATCGCTTCTGTTCGCCCTGCCGCTCGCCGCCCAGGCGCAGCATCCCGTGGTGGAGTCGATCCTCGACGCCCTCAGCATCGACTCCATGATGCATTACGTGGAACAACTCTCGGGCGAAACACCGGTGGACATCGGCAACGGGCCGGAGCTGATCGTGAGCCGGCACAAGTTCGCACCGGGCAACATCATCGCCGAGCAATGGCTGGCCCTGAAGCTGGCCGGGTTCGGCTATGAGCCCATCGAGCAATCCTTCAGCACCACGGGCAGGAACATCCTCGCGTGGAAGGAGGGCACCACACATCCTGACGAGTACTACATCCTATGCGCGCACTTCGATGCCATGCCGGGTGGCATGCTGGCCGCCCCTGCGGCGGATGACGATGGCAGCGGCTGTGGGGCCGTGCTGGAGGCCGCCCGTGTGCTGCGCGACATCGAATTCGAGTACTCGATCCTCTTCGCCTTCTGGGACGAGGAGGAGCAGGGCCTGGTGGGCAGTGCCTTCCACGCCGCCGGTCTCGCGGCCAATGACGCTCCCCTGCGGGGCGTGGTGAACATGGACGCGATCGCCTACGACGGCAATGGCGACACCAAGGCCCGGATCCACACGCGGCCCATCGCGCAATCGTTCCAGCTCTCGGACATGGTCTTCACCGTACGCGCCGACTACGACATCGACCTGGACCTCATCCTCACCAACCCCGGCGCCACTTACAGCGACCATGCCTCTTTCTGGAATGAGGGCTACAGCGCCATACTGGTGATCGAGGAGTTCGGTGCCG is a window from the Flavobacteriales bacterium genome containing:
- a CDS encoding M28 family peptidase; its protein translation is MRKILSLLFALPLAAQAQHPVVESILDALSIDSMMHYVEQLSGETPVDIGNGPELIVSRHKFAPGNIIAEQWLALKLAGFGYEPIEQSFSTTGRNILAWKEGTTHPDEYYILCAHFDAMPGGMLAAPAADDDGSGCGAVLEAARVLRDIEFEYSILFAFWDEEEQGLVGSAFHAAGLAANDAPLRGVVNMDAIAYDGNGDTKARIHTRPIAQSFQLSDMVFTVRADYDIDLDLILTNPGATYSDHASFWNEGYSAILVIEEFGADGNPYYHTINDKVEHFDVPYYEKLAKLSIATLATLAVPVGGPQYVADVAGPAAALYAFPNPTEGDATLWLELPEATRVDLVLLDAMGREVARPHAGQLPAGKHSFTLPLGGLSAGTYQIVARAGQQAPMALRLLRVPN